GTCGGCGGTGCCTATATCGAACATGGCGCGGAACAATATGTCATGCGGGGAATTGGATTAGTAAACAATTCAGCGGATATCGCGGAAATCGTGATCAAGACCGGCCCCGAAGGCATCCCTATTTTTGTTCGAGACGTGGCCACGGTTGTCACGGGCGCCGTGGTTCGGCAGGGAGCGGTAACGGCTGACGGAGAAGGTGAAATCGTGTGCGGCATCACCTTGATGCTCAAAGGCGCCAATTCTCGAACCGTGGTCGAAGGTGTCAAAAACAAAGTGGAGCAGGTGAAAAAATCACTTCCCGAAGGCGTGTCCCTGATTCCCTTTTATGACCGGACGGAACTGGTGAACCGGACCCTGCGAACGGTCATCACCAATCTGGTCGAAGGCGCGCTGATTGTGATCCTGGTTCTGATTGTCCTCCTTGGAAACTGGCGTGGCGCCGTGCTGGTGGCGACTGTCATTCCGCTTTCGATGCTCTTTGCGGCCATTGGTATGAATGTATTCGGAGTTTCCGGAAATTTGATGAGCCTGGGTGCGATTGATTTTGGGCTGGTTGTGGATGGTGCGGTGATCATGGTTGAAAACGCCATTCGACGTATTGGCGAACGACAACACCAGCTTGGTCGGACGCTTTCAAAAGAGGAGCTCAAAGAAACAATTTGCTCGGCGGCGGCGGAAGTCCGCAAGGCGACGATGTATGGTGAATTGATTATTGCCGTGGTGTATTTGCCGATTCTCAGTCTGACCGGAATCGAAGGGAAAATGTTCCGCCCCATGGCGATGACCGTCATTTTTGCTTTGGCCGGTGCGATGATTCTGTCGTTGACCTTTGTTCCGGCTGCCATGACACTGGTGTTTCGCGGCCCGGTTTCCGAGCGCGAAAGCGGGTTGATTGCTCTGGTGAAACGTCTGTATCACCCGACATTGGCCTGGGTATTGCAGTTCCGGTCGCAAACGCTCGCGGTGACAACCGGGCTGGTCGTGATTGCAGCGGTGGTTTTTCCATTGCTTGGAGCGGAATTCATTCCACGGCTGGATGAAGGTTCGCTGGCGATTCAGATACAGCAGCTTCCAAGCGTGTCTTTGACCCAATCCATCAAAACCACGACCGAGGTCGAGCGTGTGCTCAAAACGTTTCCTGAAGTGACGCGCGTCGTGTCAAAAACCGGTCGCGCTGAAGTTGCCACTGACCCGATGAGCATTGATTTCAGTGACCTGTATGTTGGACTTAAACCACCTTCGGAGTGGACCAGCGCCAAAACACGCGAAGCCCTGGTTTCCAAAATGGCGGCGGCACTCGAAAGCAAGGTGCCCAATGCCCAATTCAGTTTTTCTCAGCCGATTGAATTGCGTGTCTCCGAATTGATCTCCGGCGTGCGGTCGGATGTGGCCATCAAGTTGTTTGGTGATGACCTGGAAATCCTCAAGATCAAAGCTGATGAAATCGCTCGTGTTGTAAGTCGCATCCCTGGGGCGGCGGATGTCAAAGTCGAAGCAACTGCCGGGCTGCCGCAATTACAAATCATTCCCAATCGTCGGGAAATTGCCCGCCAGGGCATCAACGTTGAGGATGTCAACACGCTGGTTGAATCCATCGTGGCCGGGAAAGAAGCCGGAGTCGTCTATGAAGGCGAACAGCGGTTTGGACTCGTCGTCAGGCTGGATGCCGCCGTCGGGCGCGACATTGATTCAATTAAAAATCTGCAAGTGACAGCCCCAAACGGTGCTCGTATTCGCCTGGCCGAACTGGCAACCGTGACCGTGGTTGAAGGCCCAGCCCAAA
This genomic stretch from Acidobacteriota bacterium harbors:
- a CDS encoding efflux RND transporter permease subunit; translated protein: MINTIIRFSVTHRLLIWLVVLLLVGGGWYSFRRLPIDAVPDVTNVQVQILTAAPALSPLEVERQITFPVEITMTGLPDVEEIRSVSKFGLSAVTVVFHDGVNIYFARQLVSERLAQAREQIPPNLGSPELGPITTGLGEVYQYELKADPGSDYDPTSLRTVQDWIVRRQLLGVPGITEVNSFGGLEKQYQVQVDPTKLHGLGLTLRDVLDAVARNNANVGGAYIEHGAEQYVMRGIGLVNNSADIAEIVIKTGPEGIPIFVRDVATVVTGAVVRQGAVTADGEGEIVCGITLMLKGANSRTVVEGVKNKVEQVKKSLPEGVSLIPFYDRTELVNRTLRTVITNLVEGALIVILVLIVLLGNWRGAVLVATVIPLSMLFAAIGMNVFGVSGNLMSLGAIDFGLVVDGAVIMVENAIRRIGERQHQLGRTLSKEELKETICSAAAEVRKATMYGELIIAVVYLPILSLTGIEGKMFRPMAMTVIFALAGAMILSLTFVPAAMTLVFRGPVSERESGLIALVKRLYHPTLAWVLQFRSQTLAVTTGLVVIAAVVFPLLGAEFIPRLDEGSLAIQIQQLPSVSLTQSIKTTTEVERVLKTFPEVTRVVSKTGRAEVATDPMSIDFSDLYVGLKPPSEWTSAKTREALVSKMAAALESKVPNAQFSFSQPIELRVSELISGVRSDVAIKLFGDDLEILKIKADEIARVVSRIPGAADVKVEATAGLPQLQIIPNRREIARQGINVEDVNTLVESIVAGKEAGVVYEGEQRFGLVVRLDAAVGRDIDSIKNLQVTAPNGARIRLAELATVTVVEGPAQISREDTHRRISVELNIRGRDIARFVAQAQAELDRKTQLPAGYYVTWGGQFENLQQASERLLIVVPIAMFLILILLFASFGSVWQAVLIYTGIPFAAVGGVVALWLRGMPFSISAGVGFIALFGVAVLNGLVLVSAINQLQKSGRTLIQAVREGAASRLRPVMMTALVASLGFLPMALATSAGAEVQRPLATVVIGGLITSTLLTLVVLPMLYGWKK